The following are encoded together in the Salmonella enterica subsp. enterica serovar Choleraesuis genome:
- a CDS encoding LacI family transcriptional regulator — MKNKTPRATISDVARVAKTGKTSVSRYLNGEKNLLSDDLRQRIEQAIAALHYHPNQMARGLKRGRTRLIGLIIADITNPYSVDVLSSIEASCRAEGFTLLVCNTNNELNQEQRYLELLRSYQVEGIVVNAIGMHEEALLHLQQSALPMVLIDRKITDFSCDVVGLDNFHATTLACNHLFSRGFNGLLFLSEPLGTVNTRRERLQAFREQIGNHPEVIGENAEIPLSDEALLDSTLLEFYRRLPNRRLAVISANGALTLKVVRALRRLGLNWGKDIGLLGFDELEWAEFAGVGITTLKQPTRQIGQAALERVVSRIAGDNRPVGDLVFQGELVIRGSTAL, encoded by the coding sequence ATGAAGAATAAGACCCCGCGGGCCACAATTAGCGATGTCGCCCGGGTCGCAAAGACCGGGAAAACCAGCGTGTCCCGCTATCTGAATGGCGAGAAAAACCTGTTATCTGATGATTTGCGTCAGCGCATCGAACAGGCCATTGCCGCACTTCATTACCATCCCAACCAGATGGCGCGCGGCTTAAAACGCGGTCGCACCCGGCTGATAGGGCTAATTATTGCCGACATTACTAACCCCTATTCGGTGGATGTTTTAAGCAGTATCGAGGCCTCCTGTCGCGCCGAGGGGTTTACTCTGCTGGTTTGTAACACCAACAATGAGCTCAATCAGGAACAGCGTTATCTGGAACTGCTGCGCAGTTATCAGGTGGAAGGCATTGTGGTGAATGCCATCGGGATGCATGAAGAGGCGTTGCTCCATCTCCAGCAGTCGGCGCTGCCGATGGTGCTCATTGACCGTAAAATTACCGATTTTTCCTGTGATGTTGTCGGTCTGGACAACTTTCATGCCACCACCCTCGCCTGCAACCATCTGTTTAGCCGGGGGTTTAACGGCCTGCTCTTCCTCAGCGAACCCTTAGGCACCGTAAATACCCGCCGCGAGCGGTTACAGGCCTTTCGCGAACAGATAGGTAACCATCCGGAAGTTATTGGCGAGAATGCCGAAATCCCTCTTAGCGATGAAGCGCTGCTCGACAGCACTCTGCTGGAGTTTTACCGCCGCCTGCCGAATCGCCGCCTGGCAGTTATCTCAGCTAATGGCGCACTTACGCTCAAAGTGGTTCGTGCTTTACGCCGCCTGGGTCTCAATTGGGGCAAAGATATCGGCCTGCTTGGATTTGATGAGCTCGAGTGGGCTGAGTTTGCCGGGGTGGGTATTACCACTCTCAAGCAACCAACCCGTCAGATTGGCCAGGCGGCTCTGGAGCGCGTGGTAAGCCGCATCGCTGGGGATAACCGCCCGGTCGGCGACCTGGTATTTCAGGGTGAGCTAGTGATTCGTGGTTCAACCGCATTGTAA